A genomic segment from Amphiura filiformis chromosome 10, Afil_fr2py, whole genome shotgun sequence encodes:
- the LOC140161727 gene encoding echinoidin-like, producing MPSPFQTSLANNIVDGSSDVETLSDGIVAYFVKFWLNTTDTVNYKGTMFSLPILVIFGLISTVSSTCCPDYWTVYGDSCYQYFAVGKEWGDAESYCVGLFTEARAHLVGINDKDENDFVSNLIAGPQNTGRGENAWIGLNDIGHENSWSQVDGSSADYKNWDSGEPNDDGGEDCGETNHDGRGLWNDRSCTKKQHFVCEKPGAKSG from the exons atgcccagcccatttcaaacgtctctgGCAAATAACATCGTTGATGGgtctagtgatgttgagactctgtctgatggaattgttgcgtaTTTTGTCAA ATTCTGGTTAAACACCACGGACACTGTTAACTACAAAGGCACTATGTTTTCCTTGCCAATACTAGTTATATTTGGTCTCATTTCAACAGTATCCAGTACCTGTTGTCCGGACTACTGGACTGTTTACGGTGACAGCTGCTACCAATACTTTGCCGTGGGCAAGGAGTGGGGAGATGCTGAGTCGTATTGCGTGGGGTTATTTACAGAAGCTCGCGCTCATCTGGTTGGCATCAACGACAAAGATGAAAACGATTTCGTGAGCAACCTGATCGCAGGCCCTCAGAATACTGGTAGAGGAGAAAATGCATGGATCGGATTGAACGATATTGGACACGAAAATTCGTGGAGCCAAGTTGATGGATCGTCTGCTGATTATAAAAATTGGGACAGTGGTGAGCCAAACGACGATGGGGGTGAAGACTGCGGGGAGACCAACCACGATGGGCGAGGATTGTGGAATGATCGGAGCTGTACCAAGAAACAACATTTTGTCTGCGAGAAGCCGGGCGCGAAGAGCGGCTAA